A stretch of Mastomys coucha isolate ucsf_1 unplaced genomic scaffold, UCSF_Mcou_1 pScaffold1, whole genome shotgun sequence DNA encodes these proteins:
- the Cd55 gene encoding complement decay-accelerating factor isoform X2 → MVRAQAPATRPSPRPPLLLLSLSLSLLLLSPTVLGDCGLPPNIPNATAILHGHTKFAEQTEVTYSCNDGFKQIPDKPNTVVCLENGKWSDYQIFCDKTCNAPARVNFASLKKEYLNLNFFPIGIIVEYECRPGFRKQPSISGKSTCLEELVWSPVAQFCKKKACPNPTELTNGHINISTDILFGSEISFSCNPGFRLVGASSTFCSLIENTVDWDDAFPVCIAIFCPDPPKINHGEMHGESDSYVYRQVVTYSCAKGFTMVGNSSIYCTVNKSDQGEWSSPAPKCIEKFKNPTGKPTVNVPSARIPTTSHKHVHIPRTEAPSTSQKPVTVRVPGTKVPPRSQKPTTVHVPATQHVPVTKTTVRHPTRTSTGKGESNSGGDHFIYGHTCLITLTVLQAMLLLTG, encoded by the exons ATGGTCCGCGCGCAGGCGCCGGCGACTCGGCCATCGCCGCGGCCGCCGCTGCTACTGCTGTCGTTGTCGCTGTCGCTGCTACTGCTGTCCCCGACTGTACTCG GAGACTGCGGTCTGCCTCCAAACATTCCTAATGCCACGGCAATCTTGCATGGACACACCAAGTTTGCCGAGCAAACCGAAGTGACATATTCATGTAATGATGGCTTTAAACAAATTCCAGACAAGCCAAACACAGTGGTCTGCCTTGAAAATGGCAAATGGTCTGACTACCAAATATTCTGTGATA AAACGTGTAATGCTCCAGCAAGGGTGAATTTTGCGTCCCTCAAAAAAGAGTATCTCAACCTGAATTTTTTCCCAATTGGTATCATTGTGGAATATGAGTGTCGGCCAGGATTTCGAAAACAACCTTCCATCTCAGGAAAATCAACTTGCCTTGAGGAGTTAGTGTGGTCTCCAGTTGCTCAATTTTGTAAAA aaaaagcaTGCCCTAATCCTACAGAACTGACAAATGGTCACATCAACATATCAACTGACATATTATTCGGCTCAGAAATAAGCTTCTCATGCAACCCAGG GTTCAGGCTAGTCGGCGCATCCTCTACTTTCTGTTCTCTGATCGAAAATACTGTTGACTGGGACGATGCATTTCCAGTGTGCAtag CAATCTTTTGTCCAGACCCACCAAAAATCAACCATGGAGAAATGCACGGGGAGAGCGACTCTTATGTCTATAGACAGGTGGTCACCTACTCATGTGCCAAAGGCTTCACCATGGTTGGAAATTCTTCCATTTACTGTACTGTGAACAAGTCTGATCAAGGAGAGTGGAGTAGCCCAGCACCCAAGTGCATAG aaaaattCAAGAACCCAACTGGGAAGCCAACAGTTAATGTTCCAAGTGCAAGAATCCCCACAACGTCTCATAAACATGTTCATATTCCTCGTACAGAAGCTCCATCGACATCTCAGAAACCTGTCACAGTTAGAGTTCCAGGTACAAAAGTCCCACCAAGGTCTCAGAAACCCACCACAGTTCATGTTC CAGCAACACAGCATGTCCCTGTTACCAAGACAACGGTGCGTCATCCAACAAGAACATCTACAGGCAAAGGAGAGTCTAACTCAG
- the Cd55 gene encoding complement decay-accelerating factor isoform X1 produces MVRAQAPATRPSPRPPLLLLSLSLSLLLLSPTVLGDCGLPPNIPNATAILHGHTKFAEQTEVTYSCNDGFKQIPDKPNTVVCLENGKWSDYQIFCDKTCNAPARVNFASLKKEYLNLNFFPIGIIVEYECRPGFRKQPSISGKSTCLEELVWSPVAQFCKKKACPNPTELTNGHINISTDILFGSEISFSCNPGFRLVGASSTFCSLIENTVDWDDAFPVCIAIFCPDPPKINHGEMHGESDSYVYRQVVTYSCAKGFTMVGNSSIYCTVNKSDQGEWSSPAPKCIEKFKNPTGKPTVNVPSARIPTTSHKHVHIPRTEAPSTSQKPVTVRVPATQHVPVTKTTVRHPTRTSTGKGESNSGGDHFIYGHTCLITLTVLQAMLLLTG; encoded by the exons ATGGTCCGCGCGCAGGCGCCGGCGACTCGGCCATCGCCGCGGCCGCCGCTGCTACTGCTGTCGTTGTCGCTGTCGCTGCTACTGCTGTCCCCGACTGTACTCG GAGACTGCGGTCTGCCTCCAAACATTCCTAATGCCACGGCAATCTTGCATGGACACACCAAGTTTGCCGAGCAAACCGAAGTGACATATTCATGTAATGATGGCTTTAAACAAATTCCAGACAAGCCAAACACAGTGGTCTGCCTTGAAAATGGCAAATGGTCTGACTACCAAATATTCTGTGATA AAACGTGTAATGCTCCAGCAAGGGTGAATTTTGCGTCCCTCAAAAAAGAGTATCTCAACCTGAATTTTTTCCCAATTGGTATCATTGTGGAATATGAGTGTCGGCCAGGATTTCGAAAACAACCTTCCATCTCAGGAAAATCAACTTGCCTTGAGGAGTTAGTGTGGTCTCCAGTTGCTCAATTTTGTAAAA aaaaagcaTGCCCTAATCCTACAGAACTGACAAATGGTCACATCAACATATCAACTGACATATTATTCGGCTCAGAAATAAGCTTCTCATGCAACCCAGG GTTCAGGCTAGTCGGCGCATCCTCTACTTTCTGTTCTCTGATCGAAAATACTGTTGACTGGGACGATGCATTTCCAGTGTGCAtag CAATCTTTTGTCCAGACCCACCAAAAATCAACCATGGAGAAATGCACGGGGAGAGCGACTCTTATGTCTATAGACAGGTGGTCACCTACTCATGTGCCAAAGGCTTCACCATGGTTGGAAATTCTTCCATTTACTGTACTGTGAACAAGTCTGATCAAGGAGAGTGGAGTAGCCCAGCACCCAAGTGCATAG aaaaattCAAGAACCCAACTGGGAAGCCAACAGTTAATGTTCCAAGTGCAAGAATCCCCACAACGTCTCATAAACATGTTCATATTCCTCGTACAGAAGCTCCATCGACATCTCAGAAACCTGTCACAGTTAGAGTTCCAG CAACACAGCATGTCCCTGTTACCAAGACAACGGTGCGTCATCCAACAAGAACATCTACAGGCAAAGGAGAGTCTAACTCAG